Within the Gigantopelta aegis isolate Gae_Host chromosome 8, Gae_host_genome, whole genome shotgun sequence genome, the region GTATGTGTGCTGTGGTATTAGGTGGTAGAAAATGGACTTTAACATTACCCAATGCCAGATTCCCACAAGCGTGGCTGGCCGCATTGTCAACGAGAAGAATAACTTTGCGACCACGCGATTTCATTTGCCTGTCGAATGCTCTTAACCAATTACAAAAAAGGTCCGAAGTCATCCACGCTTTCTTGTTGTTACGATATCGGACGTAAACTTCCGGGTTGAAATCTCTACCAAAACAACGTGGTCTCCGAGCTTTCGCGATCACAAACggctttatttttatatcaccGGTAGAATTTGCACAAAGTGCCACTGTTATCCCGTCCTTCGATCTTTTAACACCTTTCACAGGCTTTGAAGCTAACGTGTAGTTTGGGCCCAGCTTAAAAAACAGTCCGGTTTCGTCCATGTTGAAAACATCTTCTGGTGCATAATCTTTTAACACTTTCTTCAgttcttctctcccactaaccacggCATTCTTGTCGGGACTTGCTGCTTCTCGTTCGTACACGTGTTTGGCAACGTTGTGGCGAGACTTAAATCGTGGCAGCCACCCGcatgtatacatgcatgcatgcatgtatgtataatgtatgtatgtatgtatgaatgtgtgcgtgtgcgtgtgtgtttgtgtgtgtgtctgctggttgtattaattaatatagtgCATACCATCTTCCCTACTCAATTAGGTAAACAAATTACATCAAGAGTACCgatgaggtacatgatacgcccatcaggagtttgatggaaaaccatattaatgaatatgttacgggtaagATTCAAGACTAATTATGTGacatttttgcaatgggatggatgaacagtttgttttggaccaaccaccctcccaagttgttcctacatgtgaggtttgatggtcctgtatgcatcaaTATGCAGCATATGATCCGGACAAGgctttactgttatgtgcagtaaaccgtgaaaagtaggtcatagtgacataccgccatcccaagttgttcctacatgtgaggtttgatggtcctgtatacataatatatatgcaagatatggtccgggcaagaaaatgttaacagacggacgaacggacggatatacggacggacggacaacgtcataccataatacgacccatcataggtGGGCGTATAAAAATGATTTAATCTTTTTATAATATTTCCCAGTTTAATCCGAAATTGGTCCTTTTGTTTGTATTAAgcagtttgttgtgtttaagtAAAgcattttctttcatttccagatggcggccattttttttataaaaccgGAAGTACACTCAAACTAACTTGCTTCGGGAATTGAAAAGTAATCCACAAACAAAGTTTGTGCCTAATGTGAACAAAACGTGAACAATTATTGGACCCATCTGCCTCACCATTCTGCCAAAtcataatttaatgtattttgacctgtaacaaattgttttaacagatatattttgttACTTCGTTGTATAGGCATTTCAGAAAAAAACTAAGTTATCTCGAACTGATTTCGAATCGGACTTGAGAGGTAATCAGAAGCACGGATATTACTTAGTTGTGTTGGTCGAGAGATACAAACGTTTTTGTTAAACatcagtaataatattaaaacaaataaagttaattttttttaataataatgtacatttatTGCCGCACAAAAACATGACATGGGCTAAACCTGCTAGTAGGTGGCCAATTTTGTTCTGTAGTTTCGATCCAGCTTCTCATAACATTAGTCCTTGCTGAAAGAACATTCTGTCCGaagatttaatattgaaaaacaaatgcggCAACTGAGAACAAACGACCCAAAAGCTTTTTACAAACTACTTAAACCACCTAACGAAGATAATAACTTACCACCTTTAGAtgatttctatctttttttccaaACTCTAATCAAAGGTGAA harbors:
- the LOC121379859 gene encoding tigger transposable element-derived protein 6-like, with the translated sequence MYTCGWLPRFKSRHNVAKHVYEREAASPDKNAVVSGREELKKVLKDYAPEDVFNMDETGLFFKLGPNYTLASKPVKGVKRSKDGITVALCANSTGDIKIKPFVIAKARRPRCFGRDFNPEVYVRYRNNKKAWMTSDLFCNWLRAFDRQMKSRGRKVILLVDNAASHACGNLALGNVKVHFLPPNTTAHIQLMDAGIIREFKAHYRRYLVRLSEAEAQYDEGDDMPLSELRDLLNVYNESGADNDQSSALTAEQYVDADSQEETCQSLCDDDILDIVCDSKDADDPSDDDDNEPAPMPAPSAKEAKTNIESLVRFFETMGDEKKLGTRSQNAKLVCPKLFNETTSYHGVLCEPLM